One genomic window of Magnolia sinica isolate HGM2019 chromosome 3, MsV1, whole genome shotgun sequence includes the following:
- the LOC131238918 gene encoding DNA topoisomerase 2-like, giving the protein MEIEENEETLEVGRVARASDYEYLLLMPIETLTLEKVQELLAEKGKQEMEVEELKKETPKSLWMKDLDAFITALDEHEKEEAQVEEVTRQMEGRAGKPLTKASRQVGKNPRKSNTKKANEADTIVESIASVSTTAKTGYVSEGVKPKSRGAPKKSPARNQKMPTAIDSEEEDDEVLELKERLTMYNIDSPSDQTGDDDASEVESVYYDDEEAFSFMQSQAGAILA; this is encoded by the exons ATggaaatagaagaaaatgaagagacacTGGAGGTGGGAAGAGTTGCAAGAGCAAGTGATTATGAGTATCTACTATTGATGCCGATTGAAACCTTGACGCTAGAAAAGGTTCAAGAGCTGTTAGCTGAAAAGGGAAAGCAAGAAATGGAGgtggaggaattgaagaaggaaacTCCGAAGTCTCTGTGGATGAAAGATCTTGATGCTTTCATTACGGCACTTGAT GAGCATGAGAAGGAAGAAGCCCAGGTGGAGGAGGTGACAAGACAGATGGAGGGTAGGGCAGGCAAGCCTCTCACTAAGGCTTCTAGACAAGTTGGAAAGAACCCAAGAAAGAGCAACACCAAGAAAGCCAATGAAGCAGATACTATTGTTGAATCTATAGCATCAGTTAGTACTACAGCTAAAACTG GATATGTTTCTGAGGGGGTAAAACCCAAAAGTAGGGGAGCTCCGAAGAAGTCTCCTGCTAGAAAT CAGAAAATGCCGACTGCCATtgatagtgaagaggaagatgatgaggtgCTCGAGCTGAAAGAACGATTGACAATGTATAACATTGATTCTCCTTCAGATCAAACAG GTGATGACGATGCTTCTGAGGTAGAGTCGGTCtattacgatgatgaggaggcattctccttcaTGCAGTCTCAGGCAGGTGCCA ttttggcttaa